Proteins from a genomic interval of Nostoc sp. TCL240-02:
- the rpmE gene encoding 50S ribosomal protein L31: MAKADIHPKWYPDAKVYCNGQVVMTIGSTKPELHVDVWSGNHPFYTGTQKIIDTEGRVERFLRKYGMSSTQTSGDEQTKK; this comes from the coding sequence ATGGCTAAAGCTGATATTCATCCAAAATGGTATCCAGATGCTAAAGTTTACTGCAACGGTCAAGTTGTTATGACCATTGGCTCTACAAAGCCAGAATTGCACGTAGATGTTTGGTCTGGAAACCACCCCTTTTACACTGGCACTCAGAAGATTATTGACACTGAAGGTCGAGTAGAGCGCTTCCTCCGCAAGTACGGCATGAGCAGCACTCAAACATCTGGCGACGAACAAACCAAAA